The sequence TCGTGCTGACGGGCATCGACCGGGCGAAGCAGGTCCTCGCCGCGCCCGAGCAGAGCCGACCGGACTTCATCCTCCGCGACCTTCGTGGCCTGCACGAGCCGTACCCGCGCGTCGAACGCTCCGCGGGTGCGGTGCGCGTCGGTCGTGCGAAGGTCCGGATCGACGGGGCACGGGTCGTGATCGCGGCCGAGGGCGACGACGAGCTCGACCTCCTGCGCGCCGCGTGCGCCGCGATCTGGGACTCGGGTCGCGCCATCCACTCGCTCCAGGTTCCCGAGCGGCTCTACGCGTGACCGACGACACGGCTCCGGATGCCTCGGGGTCGGCGGCAACGGGTAGCGTTGACGCCATGCACGAGGCATCCGACGCCGAGGTCCCTGCGGAAGTCACGGCGCACGAGGCGGTCGACCCGGCCGGCATCGAGGCGCTGCCGCTCGTCGAGCGCGCGCCACGCTATCAAGCGGTCGCCGACCGCCTGCGTGGTGAGCTCGAACAGTCCGACCCCTCGCGCGGCGACGCCTGAGATGGCCGATCAGCGGCTCGACGCCGCGGTGGCGGCGCTCGGCCTCGCGCGCTCCCGCACACATGCGGCGGCGCTCATCGCCTCCGGGGCTGTGAGCGTCGCCGGCCGTCCGGTCGTGAAGCCGTCCCACAGGGTGACGCCCGGCGAGCAGATCGTGGTCGCCGAGGCTGATCAGTACGTGAGCCGGGCCGCGCACAAGCTCATCGCCGCGCTCGACGCGTTCGCTGTCGATCCCGCAGGCCGGGTGGCGCTCGACGCGGGTGCGTCGACCGGCGGGTTCAGCCAGGTGCTGCTCGAGCGCGGCGCGCGCACCGTGCTCGCCGTCGATGTCGGCCACGATCAGCTGGCCGCCGAGCTGCGCGGCGCGCCCGGGCTCATCGTGGTCGAAGGGTGCAACGTGCGCCACCTCGACGCCGCCGAGCTGGCACGGCTGACGGGCGTCGACGAGCGGCCCACCCTGGTCACGGCCGATCTGTCGTTCATCTCGCTCACGACCGTGCTGCCGGCGCTCACGGCGACCGCGGCCCCCGACGCCGACCTGGTGCTGCTCGTGAAGCCGCAGTTCGAGGTCGGTCGCGGCGGCGTCCGCGAGGGCGTCGTCCGCGATCCGGCGGCGCGCGCCGACGCGGTCATGGGCGTGCTCTGGGCGGCATTCGACCTGGGACTCGGCGTCCTCGGCGTGGAGTCCTCGCCGATCGCCGGGGCCCACGGCAACCGCGAGGTTCTGACGCACCTTCGCGCCCGAGCCGGGTCGGATCCGTCAGAATGGACGGGACGAGTCGATCAGCTGACCGGAGGAGGGCCCGCGTGACCGAAGGCCGGCACTTCCTCGTCGTCGCGCACACCGGTCGGCAGACCGCCCTCGAAGCCACCGGCAAGGTGTGCGCGCAACTGCTCGCGGCGGGCGCGATCCCCGTCATCGCCATGGAGCACTGGGATGACGTGCACGACCACGTGCCCGAGCTGAACGGCAGGGTGCGGCGGTTCGAAGACATCGACGCGTCGCGCATCGAGCTCGTCATCGTGCTCGGTGGCGACGGCACGATCTTGCGCGCCGCCGAACTCGTGCGTGAGCAGTCGGTGCCGCTGCTCGGCGTCAACCTCGGGCACGTCGGCTTCCTCGCCGAGAGTGAACGCGACGACCTCGACTACACCGTGCGCCGTGCGCTCTCCCGCGAGTACACCGTCGAGGAGCGAATGACGCTCTCGGTGCGGGTGAAGTCCGGCGAGGACATCGTGTACGAGAGCTGGGCGCTGAACGAGGCCACGGTCGAGAAGGCCGAGCGCGAACGCATGCTCGAGGTGGTCGTCGAGGTCGACCGGCGACCGTTGTCGTCCTTCGGCTGCGACGGCATCGTGATGTCGACCCCGACGGGCTCGACCGCCTACTCGTTCTCGGCCGGCGGCCCCGTCGTCTGGCCGAGCCTCGAAGCGCTGCTGCTCGTGCCGCTGAGCGCGCACGCCCTGTTCGCGAGGCCGCTCGTCGTCGGACCCGACTCGTCACTCGCGATCGAGGTGCTGCACCGAACCGAGGCGGCCGCCGTGCTGTGGTGCGACGGCCGGCGCATGTTCGACCTTCCGCCGGGCGCTCGGGTCATCGTACGGAAGTCTCCGGTGCCCGTGCGCCTCGCCCGGCTGCACGAGGCGCCGTTCACGGACCGGCTCGTGAACAAGTTCAACCTGCCCGTCGCCGGCTGGAGAGGCCCGGTGGGGCGTGACTAGGGCGGCGCAGCATCGCGAGCAGCACCGCATCGAGGGCGAAGCATGATCGAAGAGCTCGGCATCCGCGACCTGGGCGTCATCGCCGAGGCGACCCTGCCCATCGGCCCTGGATTCACGGCGGTCACCGGCGAGACCGGCGCCGGCAAGACGATGGTGGTCACCGCGCTCGGCCTCCTGCTCGGCGCGCGCGCCGACGCGGGCGCGGTCCGCGCCGGCGCGAAGCAGGCGTGGGTCGAGGGCCGCTGGTACGTGCCCGGCCAGCCGGTCATCGAGGAGCGCGTCGCCGACGCCGGCGGCGAGATCGAGGCGGGTGAGCTCTTGCTCGGCCGCTCGGTCTCCGCCGAGGGCCGCAGCCGCGCCGTGGTCGGCGGCCGCAGCGCACCCGTCGGCCTGCTCGGCGAGCTCGCCGATGAGCTCGTCGTCGTCCACGGCCAGGCCGATCAGCAGCGGCTGCGCTCCGCGGTCGCCCAGCGCGCCGCGCTCGACCGATTCGCTGGGCGTGAGTTGCACGATGTGCTCGCGGCATACCGCACGGCGTTCGAGTCCTGGCGCGCCGACGCGCACGAGCTCGAGCGACTCCGCGACGCGCACGAGTCGCGACGGCGCGAGGCCGATGAGCTGCGCGAGGCCCTCGACGAGGTGGAGGGCGCCGACCCGCAGCCCGGCGAGGACGTCGAACTGCAGGAGCGCTCGGACCGTCTGACGAACCTCGAAGACCTGCGGCTCGCGGCCGCCCAGGCGCATGAGCTCATCTCCGCGGAGAGTCCGGTCGACGACGCCCCCGACGCGGTCGTCCTCGTCGAGAACGC is a genomic window of Agromyces protaetiae containing:
- a CDS encoding TlyA family RNA methyltransferase, with product MADQRLDAAVAALGLARSRTHAAALIASGAVSVAGRPVVKPSHRVTPGEQIVVAEADQYVSRAAHKLIAALDAFAVDPAGRVALDAGASTGGFSQVLLERGARTVLAVDVGHDQLAAELRGAPGLIVVEGCNVRHLDAAELARLTGVDERPTLVTADLSFISLTTVLPALTATAAPDADLVLLVKPQFEVGRGGVREGVVRDPAARADAVMGVLWAAFDLGLGVLGVESSPIAGAHGNREVLTHLRARAGSDPSEWTGRVDQLTGGGPA
- a CDS encoding NAD kinase — translated: MTEGRHFLVVAHTGRQTALEATGKVCAQLLAAGAIPVIAMEHWDDVHDHVPELNGRVRRFEDIDASRIELVIVLGGDGTILRAAELVREQSVPLLGVNLGHVGFLAESERDDLDYTVRRALSREYTVEERMTLSVRVKSGEDIVYESWALNEATVEKAERERMLEVVVEVDRRPLSSFGCDGIVMSTPTGSTAYSFSAGGPVVWPSLEALLLVPLSAHALFARPLVVGPDSSLAIEVLHRTEAAAVLWCDGRRMFDLPPGARVIVRKSPVPVRLARLHEAPFTDRLVNKFNLPVAGWRGPVGRD